Genomic window (Escherichia fergusonii ATCC 35469):
CAGATGTCAGCCAGATGACAGAAGATCAGCACCTGCTCGCCGCCCATTGCGACGCCAAAGGTAAAATGTGGAGCAATTTACGTCTGTTCCGCGACGGCGACGGCTTTGCGTGGATTGAACGGCGCAGCGTGCGCGAGTCGCAACTGACTGAACTGAAAAAATATGCGGTGTTCTCTAAAGTGACCATCGCGCCAGACGATGAACGTGTGCTGCTTGGTGTTGCCGGTTTTCAGGCACGCGCTGCGCTGGCAAACCTCTTTAGTGAATTACCTTCGAAGGAAAAGCAGGTTATCAGAGAAGGTGCGACTACCCTGCTATGGTTTGAACACCCAGCAGAACGTTTCCTGATCGTAACCGATGAAGCTACCGCCAATACGCTGACCGATAAACTGCGCGGTGAAGCGGAACTGAACAATAGCCAACAGTGGCTGGCATTAAACATTGAAGCGGGTTTTCCGGTGATTGATGCCGCCAACAGCGGGCAGTTTATCCCACAGGCGACCAACCTCCAGGCGTTAGGCGGCATCAGCTTTAAAAAAGGCTGCTATACCGGACAAGAGATGGTGGCACGGGCTAAATTCCGCGGTGCCAACAAACGTGCCCTCTGGCTGCTGGCAGGTAGCGCCAGCCGACTGCCGGAAGCGGGTGAAGATTTAGAGCTGAAAATGGGCGAGAACTGGCG
Coding sequences:
- the ygfZ gene encoding tRNA-modifying protein YgfZ, producing MAFTPFPPRQPTASARLPLTLMTLDDWALATITGTDSEKYMQGQVTADVSQMTEDQHLLAAHCDAKGKMWSNLRLFRDGDGFAWIERRSVRESQLTELKKYAVFSKVTIAPDDERVLLGVAGFQARAALANLFSELPSKEKQVIREGATTLLWFEHPAERFLIVTDEATANTLTDKLRGEAELNNSQQWLALNIEAGFPVIDAANSGQFIPQATNLQALGGISFKKGCYTGQEMVARAKFRGANKRALWLLAGSASRLPEAGEDLELKMGENWRRTGTVLAAVKLEDGQVVVQVVMNNDMEPDSIFRVRDDMNTLHIEPLPYSLEE